One segment of Ahaetulla prasina isolate Xishuangbanna chromosome 9, ASM2864084v1, whole genome shotgun sequence DNA contains the following:
- the REXO2 gene encoding oligoribonuclease, mitochondrial isoform X1: MRGVGGSARGWLRLCGGVPGRGGRRAMAEAAGLMGQRIVWVDLEMTGLDIEKDQILEMACLVTDSGLNILAEGPNLIINQPDELLDGMSDWCKEHHGKSGLTKAVKESTISLRQAEYEFLSFIRQQTPPGLCPLAGNSVHADKKFLDKYMPQFMKHLHYRIIDVSTVKELCRRWYPEDYEIAPKKSASHRALDDIRESIKELQFYRNNIFKRKTDEKKRKLLENGESEQSVS, from the exons ATGCGTGGCGTCGGCGGAAGCGCCCGAGGCTGGCTGCGGCTCTGCGGAGGCGTCCCGGGGCGCGGCGGGAGGCGAGCCATGGCCGAGGCGGCCGGCCTGATGGGCCAGAGGATCGTCTGGGTGGACCTGGAg ATGACGGGCCTGGACATTGAGAAGGACCAGATCCTGGAGATGGCCTGCCTCGTCACAGATTCAGGGTTGAACATCCTGGCCGAA GGTCCTAATCTGATCATCAACCAGCCCGATGAGTTGCTTGACGGCATGTCAGACTGGTGCAAAGAGCATCACGGGAAG TCCGGTCTTACCAAGGCCGTGAAGGAGAGCACGATCTCCCTGCGCCAAGCAGAGTACGAGTTTCTGTCTTTCATCCGACAACAGACTCCGCCGGGGCTCTGCCCTCTTGCAG GAAACTCCGTTCATGCCGACAAGAAGTTCCTTGACAAATACATGCCGCAGTTCATGAAGCATCTCCATTACCGGATCATTGACGTCAGCACCGTGAAGGAACTCTGCAG GCGCTGGTATCCTGAGGACTATGAGATCGCTCCCAAGAAGTCTGCCTCTCACCG AGCCCTGGATGACATCCGGGAGAGCATCAAAGAGCTGCAGTTTTATAGAAAcaacatcttcaaaaggaaaacagacgaaaagaaaaggaaactgtTGGAAAACGGGGAAAGCGAACAGTCTGTTAGTTGA
- the REXO2 gene encoding oligoribonuclease, mitochondrial isoform X2 has translation MRGVGGSARGWLRLCGGVPGRGGRRAMAEAAGLMGQRIVWVDLEGPNLIINQPDELLDGMSDWCKEHHGKSGLTKAVKESTISLRQAEYEFLSFIRQQTPPGLCPLAGNSVHADKKFLDKYMPQFMKHLHYRIIDVSTVKELCRRWYPEDYEIAPKKSASHRALDDIRESIKELQFYRNNIFKRKTDEKKRKLLENGESEQSVS, from the exons ATGCGTGGCGTCGGCGGAAGCGCCCGAGGCTGGCTGCGGCTCTGCGGAGGCGTCCCGGGGCGCGGCGGGAGGCGAGCCATGGCCGAGGCGGCCGGCCTGATGGGCCAGAGGATCGTCTGGGTGGACCTGGAg GGTCCTAATCTGATCATCAACCAGCCCGATGAGTTGCTTGACGGCATGTCAGACTGGTGCAAAGAGCATCACGGGAAG TCCGGTCTTACCAAGGCCGTGAAGGAGAGCACGATCTCCCTGCGCCAAGCAGAGTACGAGTTTCTGTCTTTCATCCGACAACAGACTCCGCCGGGGCTCTGCCCTCTTGCAG GAAACTCCGTTCATGCCGACAAGAAGTTCCTTGACAAATACATGCCGCAGTTCATGAAGCATCTCCATTACCGGATCATTGACGTCAGCACCGTGAAGGAACTCTGCAG GCGCTGGTATCCTGAGGACTATGAGATCGCTCCCAAGAAGTCTGCCTCTCACCG AGCCCTGGATGACATCCGGGAGAGCATCAAAGAGCTGCAGTTTTATAGAAAcaacatcttcaaaaggaaaacagacgaaaagaaaaggaaactgtTGGAAAACGGGGAAAGCGAACAGTCTGTTAGTTGA